CTCATGATGCGGCGGGCGTCCGCGAGGGACTTGGCGGGATGCAGAAGCGAGACGCCCGTTGGAAAGCGGCGCAGCACCGAGCCGGATGTTAACTCCCCTTCCTGGACGGTGACGCGCAGCAGCGGGACGCGGCGCTCTCGTGCCTGGATGTAGAGCTTGTCGAGGTCGTTCATCTCTGGCTGGCCGAGGTCGAGGCATTGCAGCTTGGGGACGTTAAGGTACTCAACGCCGTTAAGATTAACATTGCCGCACGAGTGCAAGCCGCCCCCCCCAAGCTCGCGCAACACCCGCGCGTCGTGAGGGGCGATCTGCTCGCGATACATCCGGGGCGAAAGCATGATGGCGGAGTCAATCCGGATCAGGATCGGGCCGCGAATCAAGAAGCCATGTTGATGGGCCCAGCCGTGAGGACCGTCATTCACATAGCGGGCCAGATGGCGCGCGAAGCCTATTTGCGCCGCGGCTGCCTTGGAGAGGGCGTCCGCCACCAAGGCCGAGTCCTGGAGGAGGTCCAAGTAGAGGTCGCAGCCGCGCAGCAGTTCGACGGTGTCCATGGGCCCCTGCAAATCCGGCAGGACCAGCTTGATAACGCGGTTCAGCGCAGGATAAGCCGTCAGCGTGGCGCGGTAGAACTCATAGCGCTCAAGGACGCGAGGGCACCAGCCCTGCGTGAAATCGAGCGGGTCGCGCTGCAAGGCGGCAACGAACTCCGCACGGCTCTGAAAGCTGCGCGCCCAGGGCGGGTTGTCTTCGACCTGCTCGATGCGCGCGCCAAACAGGGACGCGATGAGCACGCAACCGAAGTTGGCGCGGATGGTGCAGGGCAGATCATCCCCCACTTCCGCCCGATGGCAGATGCTGGTGCCCCAGGCGGAAACCAGTTCGTTGAAGAGCATCTTCTCCGGATCGGCCAGGGCTTCAGCGTGAGGGTAGGGGACCCAACGATCCGACGGGGCGGGGTAGCTAATTACGAGCGGCAGGCGTTCCACCGGCTCCCAGGATAGGGCCCGGCGATGCAGGTCCTCAATCTCGGCCTCACGTTCAGGCGTGAGCGTAGCCGCAAGATGATCGAGCAATTTGGCGAGGCGGGCGTTCATCAGAGGAAAGCATCAATTCAGCTTCGGACACGCGCACAATATTGCCGAGCGCCACCACTGGACGTCAACGTATTGCGGGCAATCACCGCGGTGTCGCGCCCTGGCCGCCCGGCCCTGGGCCAACTTGAATGGCGGAGACCACTGCTTCGGCTCCGTTACAGCCAGTGAAGCGCACGGCAATGACACCGTGTTTTGGATTGATGCCGTCGAAGACCAGGTCTGCGGCGCAGTTCATTCCATCCCAGAGCTTGTCCTTGGCAGACCCGACGAAGACCCGTTCCGAAGGCCGATTTGCGGCGGTAGCGGCGATGTCCAGGTTGCGAACGACCGGCTGGTCATTGATCGCGATGTCCATTGCCCGCTTGGCCGGTTCAAGCGGCCTTGTTTCCATGAGTTTGATGCGCACGTGATACGTTCCCGGCGCGACGGTGAAATACGCGACGAAATTCGTGCTGTGCACGCCATAGCGGTAGAGCGCCGGGTCCGCCGTGCCGGAAACAAACTGGCGGCGGGGGGCCGTGTACCATGCACGCGCCACTGAGTCGCTTCGATTAGCGGAACGAATCACCACCTCGGTGGCCGGCAGCCAGGCGTGTCCAGTTGAGTCCAGATACTCGTGGCGTTCCGGGTAGCCGAAGATCCAGCGTTGCGGCCCAGAAGGACCGCCGCCGGCGCCGAAGCCGCCATCGCCGCTGGCTGCGGAGCATTGCACGGTGTCAATCGCGACCCTGGCGCCGCGGGCGAGGGGATTGCCCGAGCCAAGCGCGACTACTCGCAAAGTGTGGCGTCCGTTGCTCAAGCCGTTGCGGTAATAGACCACTTGCCGTCGCAACTGGTTCGGGTTCCAGAAATCTATGCCGCAGAGTTGCTTGACATCGTCGAGATAGATGTCCGCCAGTCCGCCGTCCGGATCTACCGAGCCGATGATCCGCACCTGGTTACCCTCGAAAGTACAACTCATCGCTGCCCCCGCATCGGCAGTGGTGTGGAGCGGGCGGGCCGCGGCCCCGTGGGTCTCCGGGCAGGTCCAGTGACCGGTGAAACCAAGTGTCTCATCGGGCAGGCATTGCTGCGGATCGTCGCCCTCCACGGTTACCCGGGTGCGTCCATCGTGTCGGATGCTAACGAGGCAATCCCCATTGGGAAGCTCTTCGATCACGTAGCCATTGCCATCGAGGGCTGGCCGTTGCTTCAATGTGCGTCCGTTGGCGGTAATGCGCCCCGGGCGGAATGCCAGCCGCAGCACATCAACCGAATTCTCTGGAGCGTCGAAGGTCGTGTAAGCGATGCGGCCGCGGTCATAGATCACGTTGCTGACGATGGCGCTACTGCGCACGACATGATTCTCCCGGTTGGCGCCAAGCGTCGCCGGCAACCAGGCGATGCCGTCGAGCACATACTTCAGCGGCAACGGATGGGCCACCTGAAACCAGCCGCCCGCCACCACATCTCCGCCATCCATGCCGTCTTCCACGACGCCGTTCTCATGGCAATCGTAAGTCGCCAGCAGGAACTGGCGTCGCGCCAGTTCGCGGGCCCATTCGCTGTCCGCCCGCGCGCCGTATTCGGCAAACGCCGCGCCGACCTGCATGGGGGCATAGTTCAACGAACGTCCGCAGCAGGCGCAGCCTTCCGGATACGCCCAGGCGCCGCTATAGACGTCACCCCTGGAATTCAGCGCCACGCACGAGCGCTGCAAGTAGAGCGACATGATGTTGCGCCCGTCGGTTCGCCAGTTGGGGAAGGCGAGCGGGTTGGACAGCATGTGCCGCGGCACCATTTCCGAGTAGCTCTCGCCGTGAACCTGGTGCTCCCAGTCCCAGTATTCGCGGCCCCAGGTATCTTCCTGAAGCCACAGCGGCAGCAGCACGTCCCGCAGGTAAGCGCGCCCGGCATCGCGCGCCTGAACGATGCTGTTGCCGGGGCCGGTGTAGCCGACGCGTATCAATTCATCGAAGAAATCCAGCAGCATGATGACGCCGCCGGTTTGCAGGTCGTTCCAAATGACGTCTCCCGGGTTGGCGTAGCGATTCCAGGGCGGAGCGCCGGGAGTACGACAGCGTTTGGCGGCCAGCACGTCGGCCCAATGTCTGGCAGTCTGCAACCACTCCTTATTTCCCGTCAGTTGATAGGCCTGGACCAGCGCCGACCCGTAAAGGCCCACAATGTCGAGCTGGATCATGCCACGCGGATTGGCCTTACCATAAGGCTCGCCCCGGGTGGGAACACTGATAAGAAAGCAAGGCCAGGGATGCTCGGGGCCGGTCTGGTTGTGATGCAGGACAACGTCGTTCATCATGCTGATGTGGGCAATGGCTGCCGGGTCGCCGGTATAGCGGTAGTATTTGATCAGGCCGTGCATCGCATAGGCGCAGCGCTGGGCCAGGTCGCCGTTGTCCCAATCCCGCGGTGTCCGGGGAGAAATCGTGCCGTCGGATTTGATCTCCCAGCAGCCGTTGTAGATGTAGGCCGGGGCGGGCAAGCCCGTCTTGGGAGTGGTGGCCCAGGGATAGCGTTTCATGGTCTCGGCGGCGATCCGCACCCGGAAATCGCATTGTCCGTTGAGGCCCTGGTACCACGGGGCGATCACTCCGTAGCGGTCTTCCACGGTCGAGTGGGCGAAGTAGCGCGTTTGGGAGGGCTGCGCCGCGGCGCGGGGAGCGTGCAGCAGGATCAGGGTAATGGCAATCACGATTTCGCTGATCCGGCGATTCGCGGTGATATGCAACTGTTTCATGGGCTTCATTTGTCTTTGGGCAAGAGGTACAACCGGCTACTGCAGACGCAGCCGGGGCACAGCATGTTTAAACGTGTGGCCGCCTGAACGCAGCGAGATGTTCATGCTTTCCGTCCCGGCGGGGCTGACCTTCAGCTCGGCGGGTTCGTCTGGTTTGGGCACGAGGCGGTAAGCCGCCAGGAACCACGCCTTGGTTCCATGCCGCTTGAAGAGACGCATCGGTATGGTGGGTGCGCCTTGGCTGTCGTCGCGTGGGAAACCGCAATGCACGATTTCGGTGGGGCCGTCGGCGAGGACGTCCAGTTGGAACGTTTGGCCGCTGTTAGAGAAGCACTCCCACACCTGGGCGGCGGCGCTGGCACCCCTTGGTTCGCGCAGGTAGGACCACGGCGCGCCTGTTGGCCAACTGACCGTGTTAGTGGCGCGCAGGCTGCCGCCTGCGGGCTTGCCGTCCACGTGCGTGAGCCAGGCGAACTCATGCGGCGCGGCAGAGGCGGCCTGAAAGAAGTCCAGCACATAGCCTTCGGTCACAATGAATGTGCGAAGCTGGTGGACACCTTCGTAGAGCCGCCCCTGGAGGTCGCCAATCGTTGCCCGTTTCAGCCCGGCGGTATTGGTGAACTCGATCAGGTCGAGCCGCTGGCCCATCAGACGTTGGCTGCGGCCATCTACTAACAGCGTATTATGGCAAACCGTTTGCCGGTTCAGCTGGCCCTGGGTCAGCGAGGAAAACGCGTGTTCGGTTGAAGTTCTGGCTTCCAAATCCGGCAGCCAGAGGTGGCCATCGGCAAACAGGATAAGCGAGAGTTTGTCGGCATGTTCGTGTACGGGCTGGCCGGAGAAGCTCGCAAAGAGGCTCCAGCCGCGGCCGGACCAGTAGTTGGTTCCCTCGTTGGAACGAAGCGCAACGTAGCCCATCTCCGGCCACAGCCTGCTTTCCAGTGCCGGCGGCGGCACCTTGGGCAGGTCAATCGCACCATTGAACAATGCCTGAGGCGTGCGAGTCTTACGGTCGGCGATGAGCCATGCGTATGCCGGCTCGCGGAACCGGCGGAAGAGGGTTTCCCAATCCGGGCTTTCCGCGATATGCGCCCGGCGCGCGTAGCAATCACCAATCGTCGGCAGGGTGCGGTCGGGAAACAGGAGGGGGATCAAGGCGTCGTAAGCCTGCTTCAGGCTGTGGCCGTTGGGTGAGCGGTAGCGGAACAAGTCCTCAGGGCAGCCGGCGTTCGCCAGCATCTGGGCCATGATGACCAGCGGGGTCGTTTCGGCGAACTGGTAGGGGATCGAGCCTTCCAGCCAGAGGCCGTCGTCCTTGAACCCTTCCGCGAGCATTTGCTCGACGCCTTTGGGGCCGCGCAGCGCGCGCTCCACAAGTTCGGGCCGGTCGTAAAACACACCGATCATGCTCAGTCCCAATTTGTGCCACGCGTAATGATTGTTGAGCCTGCCGCCCGGCTCGTGCTCAATCCAGTAATCGTCATTCTTCCGCACCGCGTCCAGGTAGCGCATGAAGAAGGCATCCAAACGCGCCCGCTCCGGGGCGGTGAAGCCATTGTAAAGTATGTCGTAGGCATCGAGCGCCGCCAGGACCCAGAGGGTGTAGTTCATGCCCACGTCGTAGTGCTCGGCCTCGAACGGGTAGTCGGAGAGCCGTAGCAGAATGTTCCTGCCTTTGGCGGCCAGCGGCAGCGAGGGGGAGGAGACAAGGCTGGCCCGGGCGCAGTTGCGCGCCAAATCGGCCCATTTCAACGGCACGATCCACGTGTGATGGAATACCTCGGGGTACGTTTCACGCCAGGGCTTCAGTTTCGCGGTCTGCCACCAATTTCGTTCCAGTGACGGCAGGTCTACGAGCCGGTTGGTCGTAGCGCGGGAGGTGAGATCTTCGGCCAGCCCGGCGAAGGCGGCGCTGCGCTGCATGCCCTCCCGGGCACGTTCCACGTCCGAAGGCGCGACGAGCAGAAACGGATGACCGCGCTCCGCGGCCGCGGCCAAAGCAATGGCGCAATGGAAAACCAGCATTGCCGCCGCCAGACGGGTGCTTAATGCGCAACCGCCTATGCTGGCTGACAGGTTGGGCAACCGTGGAGGTTGGCGCCGGTGGACGTCGCCAGCTACCGTGTCAGCAAGCATGCGGGCCAATGCGTGTAAACAATTCAACGTGACCGCGTAATAGCGCAATTCCAGTCTCCCGTCCAGAAGGATAGGCTGTCATCCAGTCGGGCGCGCGGTCACCGCTGATTTGGATCACCGGTGAGGCACCGCAAGTGAGGGAAGATGCAGGATAAGAATGGGGTCGTTGAGCTTGACGGGGTAGGGGGCCCGCACCGGGCCGGTGTTGTCGGGCTGCTCAGGGGCATAGTAGCCATCGCCAGTCAGCAGGAGTTCAGTGTCCCAGGCCTCCTCGTTGGCCACGTTCTGGGATGCCACGGGTGAGGGGTATTGAGCGGCTGGAGCCGGCGGTGCGGCAGCGTTGGCGGCCAGGGGTCGGGCGCCGGAGAGCAGTTTCTGGTCGTGGCGCATCATGGCATTGATGACCGCTGGGGAGACCCCCTGGTCCTTTAAGCAGATGATGTCGTCCGCTCCGAGGTTGAAGACGCCCGCGGAGTTGGTGACATAGGCCAACATAACCTGTTCCTCAACCTGCGCCTGTGCCAACTTCTGAATTTCGAGTGACCAGGCTGAGAGTTGCGCCTTGGTCGGGAGCGGCTTGGCTTCGGGGGGAGCCGATTCAGCGGGCGTCGCCGGGTTAGAGACCGGTACAGCGCTCTTATCGGGAGAAGCAGTTGTCGGAGCGGGGGGAGCCTTGTCCTGGGCAAAACCGATGCCTCCCACTACCGTTGCCAGTATCATTCCCCACATCCAGCCAGGTAATATCCGCGCATTCATATAGCGTCAAACGCTGTTGATCGTCTTGATCTGCCGCGCTGCGATTCATGATCTTGGACGGGGCGCGTGTCAGTCGTATTCATCCATGCACCGGGAGGCGGGCGCCCAACTGCATCGTTACAGCTCAGGTGACAGTGAGCGGAGTGTCTTCTCTGCCGAAAGCGAGGATGCTGGACATTTTGGGCTGCAGGGTCAGACTTGCGACCGGTTGGACGATGAAAACCGCACTGAAGCCAGACGAAACGCGCGCAGTGTCTGAAGCGGGCCGCGGCGTGGCGCCGCCGCTGTTGGCTGCGGTGCTGGTTATGGTGACGGTCCTCATCATTCCCAACGCGCCCTTGGACCTGAAAGTGGACGCGGACACCTCGTCGAGCGCGGTCCTGAATTACGCGGAGCAACAAGGCTTGCAGTTCGGCACAGACCTGGTCTATCTCTACGGCCCGCTCGGACACCTGCTCTATTTCTACTTCTCGCCTGATACCGCGGTGGCGCGCCTGCTGGTGAATACGGTGTTCTGCTTTGTGGTGGCGGCCGGTCTTTGCCTGGCGGCGTGGCGGCTTGGGCTGGTGGGGCGGTGCTTGCTGGTGGGCCTGTTCGTGTTCCTGGCCGCCAATGCCGATCCCCGGACGGATCTGCTGATTGATTCCGGGTTGTTATGCTGGGGGCTGCTCTGCTTTGTGGAAAACGGACGCCGCCTGGTGGTGGCGGTTGCGGTCTTCGTTGCGCTGGCGGCACTTGGCTCGCTGGCGAAGGTGTTGGTGCTATTGATCGGAGGGGTGAGCGTCTTGCTCATTGCGGGCGATCTGGCGACGCGGGGATACCTGCGGTTGGCGGCAGGGATGGTGGCGGGGTTCGTTCTGGCGGTGGTTGTGGGGTGGGTGGGCCTGGGGCAGCGCCTGGGAAACCTCGGCGACTGGCTCGCCAGCTCGCTGGCTGTGGCGCATGGCTACAGTCAAAGCCTGGGTTGGGAAGGGTTGCCCCAGGCGAAGTTCGCCGGACTGGCGGTGGCGCTGATGGGCGTGGCGATGGTGCTCACCCGCGCCTGGACTGCCTTCGAGGAGCCGGGCGAGCGGTTCGGGTGGCGGCGCGGCCTGCTGTTGGCATGGCTTGCGGCCCTGGTGTTCCTGACCTGGAAGCATGGTTTTGGCCGCGGAGATTCCTTTCATGTGGTGTATTTCTTCGGCTTCATGGCGGTGCTGGCGGTGGCGCTGGAGGTCTTGCCCTCCAGCCGATTGGTGGCGCGACATTGGGCTCGGGGACTGGGGATGGCCTGTTGCCTGCTGTCCGTTATCACGCTGCAGTCGCTATACTACCCGACCGGGCTGCGGTCGGTGGCGCACCCTTACCGTCTCTTTCGATACCATGCGCGCTGCCTGCTGAAGCCGGCCGAGTACTGGCAACGCATGGGCGGTATCCTGGAGAAGAAGCGGGATGAAGCCCGATTGCCGCTGCTGCGCAGCATCATCGGGCGCGGGAGCGTGGACGTCTTTGGGCAGCACCCGGTCCATGCGCTGCTCAACGACTTGAACTACTGCCCGCGGCCGGTGTTCCAAAGCTACGTCGCGTGCAATGCGCAGCTCATGCGCTTAAACGAAGAGTTCTATTTTTCGAGCTCTGCGCCGCTGTTTGTGATGTTCACCCTGGGGCCGATAGACCGGCGGTTTCCGCCGCTCGAGGACGCGATGCTGTTGCGGCAGTTGTTGTTTAGTTATGAATTGGCTGGGGCCGAGGGTGACTTTCTCCTGTTAAGAAAGGCGTCTGTCCGCGCGCCGCAGTCAAGGCTGCTGCGCGAAGGAACCGCTCCTCGTGGCGAGCGAATTGACTTGAGCGCTTTCGCCGGGACCAATCTCTGGCTGGAGATTGAATTGGAGCCGACGTGGCTTGGCCGGCTGCGCCAGTTGCTCTACCAATCCTCCACCGTCCGGCTGGCGGCCTGGGGCGAAGGACCCAAGCCCCTGCTGGCCCGCCGCCGCGCACCCGCGACAATGCTGGCCGCCGGGTTTGTGGCCAGTCCGCTGTTGCTGCGAAACGATGATGCCGCAGCGTGGTACAACGGCGAGCCCCGCTGCCGGCCCAGTGGCTATTCCATTGAATTGCCCCCCGGGGACGAGCGCTTCTGGCACAGCACGATTCGTTGGCGCGTATTTGAAACTTCCCGGCGAGAGGAGCCACTGGGTTGAAGTGCGACCAGTGAGACTCCGTGCGCTTACCAGCCAGTGCGCAGGCTCGCGGGGTTTTTGCCCTCCTCCCGCAACCGCCGCAGGCTCAGCGCGTCATGCCGCTTGGCCAGGCGAACGCCCGCCTCATCGGCCATCAATGGGCAGTGATAGAACTGCGGTGGCGTCAACGCCAGCGCGCGATAGAGCAACATCTGGCGCGCCGTGCTCGGCAGCAAATCCGCGCCGCGCACTACTTCGGTGATCTGCATGGCGGCATCATCTACGGTGCAGGCCAGTTGATAGGACGGCTCGTCCACCTGCCGCCAGACCACGAAGTCGCCGAAGTCCTTGCCGGCCACAAAGTGCTGCGCGCCGTAGTTGCCGTCCACAAAGGTAACAGTTTCGCCCTGCGGGACGCGGAAACGCCAGTTGACGCGGGGGCCAGGCGGCCTGAATTGGACTGGCGACGTGACGCCGGTCAGTTCGAGCCCGGCGCCCTTTGCGCGGCAGGTGCCGGGATAGATAGGTTCACGGTCATCTTCCGCATGCGGCGCGCGCGCGGCGGTGAGGATGTCTTTGCGGGAGCAAGTGCAGGGATAGATCACTCCGGCGGCGTGCAGTCGTTCCAAGGCGCCGACGTAGAACTTTCGCCGCTCGCTTTGCGAGTACGGCCCGAAGGGTCCGCCGCAGTCGGGGCCTTCCTGCCAATCGAACCCAAACCACTTGAGGTCCTCGATCATGGCCTCCACGAACTCCATTCGGTAGCGCGTGGAATCCAGGTCTTCGTTCCGCAGGACCAAAGTGCCCCCGCTCGCGCGGGTCCGTTCCTGCGCGACCCAGAATGTTCGCGCGTGGCCCAGATGCAGCAGGCCCGTGGGCGACGGTGCGAGCCGCCCGCGATAGGGCTGATCTGACATTGGCTGCCCCGTGTTCACGCTTCAGGCCGGGCTGAGGCCCTGGAGTTCATAGTTGTCGAGAAGGTTGCTGTGTTCCAACTCACTGTTTGGAGACCATACAAGCTGCCAAGTTGGCCGCGCAAAGCTAAAAGCCAGCCGACTCGTAATCCCTCAGGCTGGCAGGGGACTTTGGCCGAAAGCGCCACCGATTGGACGCCTCGCCGAGGCGGCCCCACCCGAGTCTGAGGTCTTGCGCCGATTCAAGAAGGAGTGTGGGAGGCTGGGGGTGGGGAATTGCGCGTAAGTCACTGCGGTTGAAGCACTTGTGACGGGGGGCGTGCCTTCGGCGGGGTTCGCGAGGTCTTTTTAGAGGCAAGTGCAGCGTTGACAGTGGTTTACACCGGGAAGCCCGGAGAATGTCAAGGCTGTATCCACGGTGTGGATACGGTGTGGATACGGTGAGCATACGGTGAGACTCCATTGTGGGGCGCAGCCGGTTCTCTGGGATGGTCACGCCAATTCAACTGGAGTCGAGGCGGGCCGACAGGGGAGCGGCGGGCTAAGACAGGTTGGCCCGGTTTTGTGCCAGGGATGTCGCCTAAATTGTAGAAAATTAGGTCTTGCGCAGCTTGGAAGCGCATACTATAACGCGTTGTGACTTGTTCAAGCACATCACGTCTGTTCTTAGAACTCTTTTGATCTTTATGAATACTGTTATAGTAGAATTGCTGAAGCTCCAGGCACTGGAGTTTGGCGAAACCTCTGAGAAGAATGTTGAAGCGCAAGCCGCCGTTTTGCGCGCCCAACTGCCCCAACCCATCATTGGCCACTATGACCGGCTCCGCGTCCGTGGAAAGAAGGGAGTGGCGATTGTGCGCAATCAGGTCTGCACCGGCTGCCATATGCGCGTTCCCATTGGCCAGATCACCGAGTTGATGCGGGGTGAGGATATCCAGCTCTGTGAGAGTTGCGGTCGCTACCTTCACCTGCCGGACCCGGCCGAGACTGAGGCCGCGAGCCAGCCCGAGCCGGAGAAACCCGCGGCCAAGGCAAAGTCAAAGCCACGCAAACGCCGGGTATTGGCTCACGCTGCCTGAAGCCGCGCCAAGCTGGATTTTAAAGGGATAAACGAACGCCTCACCGCTCCCGCGGGGGCGAGGCTGCGGTGTGACCTACAGTTCTTCCATGGTTTCCAAATCAACCATTACTTGTGCCGGGCCGTTTTTGTCGGCGGTTAGTTCCCCGCCGGCGGTCGTCGTGCGGCGCAGGGAGCTCGGTCCGACCATGCTCGAGCAAGCGAGGATGCGGCTGGGATGAGCAGCGCCCTTACAGACCTGCAATCCACCACGCTGCTGCAGTTCGCCTTGTGCGTGTATGGGGTGGGAGGAGTGGGCAGTTTGGCCGCGATACGGCGGGAGAAGCTTGCTAATCTTGTCGGCTTTGGCAGCGGCACGGTGGCCGCAATCTGCGGGATTGGGGCGGCACTCCTCGCGTTGATCGGCGAACCGGCGGACGGGGCGAGGAGCTTTGATTTGTGGCCGTCCCTGATTCCCTTCGTAAGGCTGTCGGTCAAGCTCGATCCCCTGAGCGCGTTTTTTGTGCTG
The window above is part of the Candidatus Paceibacterota bacterium genome. Proteins encoded here:
- a CDS encoding malectin domain-containing carbohydrate-binding protein, which codes for MKQLHITANRRISEIVIAITLILLHAPRAAAQPSQTRYFAHSTVEDRYGVIAPWYQGLNGQCDFRVRIAAETMKRYPWATTPKTGLPAPAYIYNGCWEIKSDGTISPRTPRDWDNGDLAQRCAYAMHGLIKYYRYTGDPAAIAHISMMNDVVLHHNQTGPEHPWPCFLISVPTRGEPYGKANPRGMIQLDIVGLYGSALVQAYQLTGNKEWLQTARHWADVLAAKRCRTPGAPPWNRYANPGDVIWNDLQTGGVIMLLDFFDELIRVGYTGPGNSIVQARDAGRAYLRDVLLPLWLQEDTWGREYWDWEHQVHGESYSEMVPRHMLSNPLAFPNWRTDGRNIMSLYLQRSCVALNSRGDVYSGAWAYPEGCACCGRSLNYAPMQVGAAFAEYGARADSEWARELARRQFLLATYDCHENGVVEDGMDGGDVVAGGWFQVAHPLPLKYVLDGIAWLPATLGANRENHVVRSSAIVSNVIYDRGRIAYTTFDAPENSVDVLRLAFRPGRITANGRTLKQRPALDGNGYVIEELPNGDCLVSIRHDGRTRVTVEGDDPQQCLPDETLGFTGHWTCPETHGAAARPLHTTADAGAAMSCTFEGNQVRIIGSVDPDGGLADIYLDDVKQLCGIDFWNPNQLRRQVVYYRNGLSNGRHTLRVVALGSGNPLARGARVAIDTVQCSAASGDGGFGAGGGPSGPQRWIFGYPERHEYLDSTGHAWLPATEVVIRSANRSDSVARAWYTAPRRQFVSGTADPALYRYGVHSTNFVAYFTVAPGTYHVRIKLMETRPLEPAKRAMDIAINDQPVVRNLDIAATAANRPSERVFVGSAKDKLWDGMNCAADLVFDGINPKHGVIAVRFTGCNGAEAVVSAIQVGPGPGGQGATPR
- a CDS encoding alginate lyase family protein; protein product: MLADTVAGDVHRRQPPRLPNLSASIGGCALSTRLAAAMLVFHCAIALAAAAERGHPFLLVAPSDVERAREGMQRSAAFAGLAEDLTSRATTNRLVDLPSLERNWWQTAKLKPWRETYPEVFHHTWIVPLKWADLARNCARASLVSSPSLPLAAKGRNILLRLSDYPFEAEHYDVGMNYTLWVLAALDAYDILYNGFTAPERARLDAFFMRYLDAVRKNDDYWIEHEPGGRLNNHYAWHKLGLSMIGVFYDRPELVERALRGPKGVEQMLAEGFKDDGLWLEGSIPYQFAETTPLVIMAQMLANAGCPEDLFRYRSPNGHSLKQAYDALIPLLFPDRTLPTIGDCYARRAHIAESPDWETLFRRFREPAYAWLIADRKTRTPQALFNGAIDLPKVPPPALESRLWPEMGYVALRSNEGTNYWSGRGWSLFASFSGQPVHEHADKLSLILFADGHLWLPDLEARTSTEHAFSSLTQGQLNRQTVCHNTLLVDGRSQRLMGQRLDLIEFTNTAGLKRATIGDLQGRLYEGVHQLRTFIVTEGYVLDFFQAASAAPHEFAWLTHVDGKPAGGSLRATNTVSWPTGAPWSYLREPRGASAAAQVWECFSNSGQTFQLDVLADGPTEIVHCGFPRDDSQGAPTIPMRLFKRHGTKAWFLAAYRLVPKPDEPAELKVSPAGTESMNISLRSGGHTFKHAVPRLRLQ
- a CDS encoding glutamate--tRNA ligase family protein gives rise to the protein MSDQPYRGRLAPSPTGLLHLGHARTFWVAQERTRASGGTLVLRNEDLDSTRYRMEFVEAMIEDLKWFGFDWQEGPDCGGPFGPYSQSERRKFYVGALERLHAAGVIYPCTCSRKDILTAARAPHAEDDREPIYPGTCRAKGAGLELTGVTSPVQFRPPGPRVNWRFRVPQGETVTFVDGNYGAQHFVAGKDFGDFVVWRQVDEPSYQLACTVDDAAMQITEVVRGADLLPSTARQMLLYRALALTPPQFYHCPLMADEAGVRLAKRHDALSLRRLREEGKNPASLRTGW
- a CDS encoding C4-type zinc ribbon domain-containing protein, producing the protein MNTVIVELLKLQALEFGETSEKNVEAQAAVLRAQLPQPIIGHYDRLRVRGKKGVAIVRNQVCTGCHMRVPIGQITELMRGEDIQLCESCGRYLHLPDPAETEAASQPEPEKPAAKAKSKPRKRRVLAHAA